One window of Cohnella hashimotonis genomic DNA carries:
- a CDS encoding sensor histidine kinase yields MKALKMRRGQGALLVFVFMMALAGLAGGFALGGGETGGKPVAKDGIVDLSGYSFEKSGTVPLAGEWYFARESLRQEAAYDRTVRVPGIWGGLPDGRGGLLPSQGYGTYRLALRNLPADHRMLGIRLPNLSTAYALYVDGALVGSKGVPGVDKASTTPFQLPDTVFFQPTGASVTLELELANFHHRTGGIRSVLVLGTPEQVKGIAFGHEAREFIVLGCLLMIGIYHIGLYALRRKELDNLLFAMLCFCVAGRMSVIGEGLLPRLVPELTWTAAGRLEYSFFVLSALCGFAYFRRTYSKELTRRWTFAACAGACLLLGLTWGVTLLESSSLILLYQAFVIVLSGASLYLLIVALIRGREGAALSLIGVAGFVGTVLSDIFFYNGWWRAPDMVPFGLLFLVIMNAFLISLRFSRTFAKAEKLSAELRSWNGQLEARIEERTEALRAAEQSRRQLVSNISHDLRTPMTLIQGYLEALRDGVISDPGQREAVIGAMLKKAEGLNELIRDLFDLSMLEARQAQMSYELVPLSAWIDRLAENYAMELLTKGIAFVCRTEGPGTESVSLKIDERRMDRVMSNLIYNAIQATPRGGEIRIEARRGARPYEAEIAVLDNGSGITPEELPKLFERLYQNDKSRNGSSGGSGLGLAIVREIVETHGGRIEARIRPEGGSAFIFTLPIAKRMITEELR; encoded by the coding sequence ATGAAAGCATTAAAAATGAGACGGGGACAGGGAGCGCTGCTTGTCTTCGTCTTCATGATGGCTTTAGCCGGACTGGCGGGGGGATTCGCGCTAGGCGGCGGGGAAACCGGCGGCAAGCCTGTCGCAAAAGACGGCATCGTCGATTTGAGCGGCTATTCGTTCGAAAAAAGCGGCACGGTTCCGCTCGCGGGCGAATGGTACTTTGCACGGGAATCGCTGCGTCAGGAGGCTGCGTACGACCGGACGGTTCGCGTCCCCGGCATTTGGGGCGGACTTCCGGACGGCCGCGGCGGTTTATTGCCCAGCCAGGGCTATGGTACGTATCGTCTGGCGCTTCGGAATCTGCCTGCCGATCACCGAATGCTCGGCATCAGGCTGCCGAATTTATCGACGGCCTATGCGTTGTATGTGGACGGCGCGCTCGTCGGATCGAAAGGCGTGCCCGGCGTCGACAAGGCCTCGACGACGCCTTTCCAATTGCCGGATACGGTTTTCTTTCAACCCACAGGCGCTTCGGTAACGCTGGAACTGGAGCTGGCGAACTTCCACCACCGGACGGGCGGCATTCGCAGCGTACTCGTGCTCGGCACGCCCGAGCAGGTCAAAGGCATCGCCTTCGGACATGAAGCCAGAGAATTCATCGTGCTCGGCTGCTTGCTCATGATCGGCATCTATCACATCGGCTTGTACGCGCTGCGGCGAAAAGAGCTGGACAATCTGTTGTTTGCGATGCTCTGTTTCTGCGTCGCAGGGCGGATGAGCGTCATCGGCGAGGGGCTGCTGCCCAGATTAGTGCCGGAATTGACCTGGACGGCGGCCGGGCGTCTCGAATACAGCTTTTTCGTGCTGAGCGCGCTGTGCGGCTTCGCTTACTTTCGCCGTACGTACAGTAAGGAGCTCACGCGCAGATGGACTTTTGCCGCATGCGCGGGCGCTTGCTTACTCCTGGGGCTGACCTGGGGGGTGACGCTTCTCGAATCAAGCTCGCTGATCCTGCTCTATCAAGCATTCGTAATCGTCCTGAGCGGCGCATCGCTGTACTTGCTCATCGTGGCGCTGATCCGCGGCCGAGAGGGAGCGGCCCTTTCCCTGATCGGCGTGGCCGGGTTCGTCGGCACGGTGCTCAGCGACATCTTTTTTTACAACGGCTGGTGGCGCGCGCCGGATATGGTCCCGTTCGGACTGCTCTTCCTGGTCATCATGAACGCCTTTCTCATCTCCCTCCGCTTTTCCAGGACTTTCGCCAAGGCCGAAAAGCTGTCGGCGGAGCTGCGCAGCTGGAACGGTCAGCTTGAAGCGCGCATTGAAGAAAGAACGGAGGCGCTGCGGGCCGCAGAGCAGTCGCGAAGACAGCTCGTCAGCAATATCTCGCATGACCTGCGTACGCCGATGACGCTCATTCAGGGCTACCTGGAGGCGCTGCGCGACGGCGTCATCTCCGATCCCGGGCAGCGGGAGGCGGTCATCGGCGCCATGCTCAAAAAAGCGGAGGGACTCAACGAGCTGATCCGCGATCTGTTCGACCTGTCCATGCTCGAGGCGCGCCAGGCTCAAATGTCCTATGAGCTTGTGCCGCTGTCCGCATGGATCGATCGCCTCGCGGAGAACTACGCCATGGAGCTGCTCACCAAAGGCATCGCGTTTGTCTGCCGGACCGAAGGCCCTGGAACCGAGAGCGTCAGTCTGAAAATCGACGAGCGCAGAATGGACCGGGTCATGTCCAATCTGATCTATAACGCCATTCAGGCGACGCCCCGCGGAGGGGAGATTCGGATCGAAGCGCGGCGCGGCGCCAGGCCCTACGAAGCGGAGATCGCGGTGCTCGACAACGGCTCGGGCATTACGCCCGAGGAGCTCCCGAAGCTATTCGAACGATTGTACCAAAACGACAAGTCGAGAAACGGCTCGTCCGGCGGCAGCGGGCTTGGCCTCGCGATCGTTCGCGAGATCGTGGAGACGCATGGCGGCCGGATCGAGGCGCGCATTCGGCCGGAAGGCGGAAGCGCATTTATTTTCACGCTGCCGATCGCCAAACGAATGATTACGGAGGAATTGCGATGA
- a CDS encoding phosphatase PAP2 family protein yields the protein MTLNKAQKRTILIAVAIAALLFATITSLRAGGYAGWDRAVAAAAADTRASGWTSLWRAMNDMGSAAVVAAVALLSAACWWRLRSWKIAVSFVGVVLSAYVLQSALKSAFGYERPDDAWGITHDGYGYPSGNATIAGALYGWWMLLGWLELRGRVQKIAVCVLACVLIAATGWSRIYFSVHYLSDVCAGFCAGGICALTAATICFWRRS from the coding sequence ATGACGCTCAATAAAGCGCAAAAAAGAACGATCTTGATCGCGGTCGCCATAGCGGCGCTGCTGTTCGCGACGATCACGTCCTTGAGGGCCGGCGGTTATGCCGGATGGGACAGGGCTGTGGCTGCTGCGGCTGCGGATACCCGCGCGTCCGGCTGGACGAGCTTGTGGCGGGCGATGAACGATATGGGCAGCGCGGCCGTCGTCGCTGCGGTTGCCTTGCTGTCCGCTGCGTGCTGGTGGCGCCTTCGCTCATGGAAAATCGCCGTCTCGTTCGTCGGCGTCGTCTTGTCCGCGTACGTCCTGCAGTCGGCGCTCAAATCCGCATTCGGATACGAGCGTCCTGATGACGCATGGGGCATAACGCATGACGGCTACGGATATCCGAGCGGTAACGCGACGATCGCAGGCGCTTTGTACGGCTGGTGGATGCTGCTTGGTTGGCTTGAGCTGCGCGGGCGCGTCCAGAAGATCGCCGTTTGCGTTCTCGCCTGCGTACTCATCGCAGCGACCGGCTGGAGTCGGATTTATTTCAGCGTCCATTATTTGTCGGACGTCTGCGCCGGCTTCTGCGCGGGCGGCATTTGCGCGCTGACTGCCGCTACGATTTGCTTTTGGCGACGGTCCTAG
- a CDS encoding helix-turn-helix domain-containing protein, with the protein MSMGDRLRQLRLERHLSQEEVARQVGITRSAYSHYEINNRHPVYETLIKLAHYFNVSLDYIIGGSGAKRADYAAEPQEHKILELFKSMDQEQRQQSIGLLLGIVEGDRKKPARTVAKSKS; encoded by the coding sequence ATGAGCATGGGAGACCGTCTTCGCCAGCTTCGCCTCGAACGCCATCTGTCACAGGAGGAAGTGGCCCGCCAGGTCGGCATCACGAGATCCGCCTACAGCCATTACGAGATCAACAACCGCCATCCCGTTTACGAGACGCTCATCAAGCTGGCGCATTATTTTAACGTCTCTCTGGATTACATCATCGGCGGATCAGGCGCGAAGCGTGCCGATTATGCTGCCGAGCCTCAGGAGCACAAGATCCTCGAGCTGTTCAAATCCATGGATCAGGAGCAAAGACAGCAGTCGATCGGCCTCCTCCTCGGCATCGTCGAAGGCGATCGCAAGAAGCCCGCTAGGACCGTCGCCAAAAGCAAATCGTAG
- a CDS encoding response regulator transcription factor, giving the protein MSKPIGTVLVVDDEREITELIGLFLTKEGFAVHAAEGGQDALRIAEALSPDLVILDVSLGDMDGIEVCRRLRDGGCADVPILFLSCKSEDADIVLGLSEGGDDYITKPFSPRQLVARVHAHIRRRRQRERPQADEQYGVMSFGSLAIDPGRFEVTRDGESVPLSAKEFELLCVLARQPNRIFAMNELYRLVWHTDSMGDTRTLMVHISNLRKKIEPDPSNPVYIHTVRGFGYRFLPESLQDAR; this is encoded by the coding sequence TTGAGCAAACCGATTGGCACCGTTCTCGTCGTCGATGACGAGCGCGAGATCACCGAACTGATCGGGTTGTTCCTGACTAAAGAAGGCTTTGCGGTGCATGCCGCGGAGGGCGGACAGGACGCGCTGCGGATCGCGGAGGCGCTAAGCCCGGATCTCGTCATCCTCGACGTGTCGCTCGGCGACATGGACGGCATCGAGGTTTGCAGACGGCTGCGAGACGGCGGCTGCGCGGACGTGCCCATCCTCTTCCTCAGTTGCAAGAGCGAGGATGCGGACATCGTGCTTGGACTTTCCGAGGGCGGAGACGATTATATTACCAAGCCGTTCAGTCCGAGGCAGCTCGTCGCCCGCGTGCATGCCCATATCCGCCGCAGGCGACAGCGCGAGCGTCCGCAGGCGGACGAGCAGTACGGCGTGATGTCGTTCGGCAGCCTTGCGATCGATCCCGGCCGGTTCGAGGTGACGCGGGACGGCGAGAGCGTTCCGCTATCGGCCAAGGAATTCGAGCTGCTGTGCGTCCTCGCGCGCCAGCCCAACCGAATCTTCGCGATGAACGAGCTGTACCGGCTCGTCTGGCATACGGACAGCATGGGCGATACCCGTACGCTGATGGTTCATATCAGCAATCTGCGCAAGAAGATCGAGCCCGATCCTTCCAATCCGGTATATATCCATACGGTTCGCGGCTTCGGGTACCGTTTCCTGCCGGAATCGCTTCAGGACGCGCGCTGA